A genomic window from Ilyobacter polytropus DSM 2926 includes:
- a CDS encoding FkbM family methyltransferase has protein sequence MKKISIKKNTIIMLVDKIIKILVGFGISIMIARYLGSENLGKISYVLAFLGFFEVLSIFGMNAIILKEIGMSEDKDINKILSSVMFFRVVIYILTLPIWYYMFSSFTNGNQELLDLFLIFSVNQLLNAFIVFKLFFQAKGLNKNEVIASQIAYFIGVILKVNFVIMKGSLYWYAILFLGEKVIYSIILLLRYKKKNTFKFQVDFKYLKKLIKESSPLLVASVSIFIYMKVDQLMVGKMLSVKEVGIYSVGVKLSELVYFIPVTIATAYFPRILDGKKNKSKDEYVNEFVKLGNINVFICTLFAIGATILGKWFIELAYGMEYSSAGDVFRIYSWAGVFVALGVSTSKYLLLENRNDLQLYSTLTGGIVNFILNLYFIRKFGIVGAAWTTVISMSISAYLFYIFVKDKEHIKMRTKAIFMKKIKLIINNKEESKMKNKIKKILCFFLEKMKIETRFHKMGLNDLDNKLKKYLDFSEGTFIEVGGNDGKTQSNTYFLEKIKNWNGILVEGIPELYEKCKKERKKSSVYNYALVGKDFDNDYIEMEFANLMSVVSKTRLNKKEHIKKGLECQNIKESYTTKVPTITLQKLLDENKIKEIDFFSLDVEGFELEVLKGVNFDKIKINYILIEVQQKKYKDEIERYLGEEYFLIEKLTNHDYLYKKNN, from the coding sequence ATGAAAAAAATCTCAATAAAAAAAAATACAATTATAATGTTAGTGGATAAAATAATAAAAATACTTGTTGGATTTGGGATTTCGATAATGATTGCAAGATATTTAGGTAGTGAAAATCTTGGTAAAATAAGTTATGTTTTAGCATTTTTAGGTTTTTTTGAAGTTTTAAGTATATTTGGAATGAATGCAATAATTTTAAAAGAAATAGGAATGTCTGAAGATAAAGATATAAATAAAATATTATCATCAGTAATGTTTTTTAGAGTAGTAATTTATATACTAACGTTGCCCATTTGGTATTATATGTTTAGTAGTTTTACTAATGGAAATCAAGAATTATTAGATTTATTTTTAATTTTTTCTGTTAATCAATTATTAAATGCATTTATAGTGTTTAAATTATTTTTTCAAGCTAAAGGATTAAATAAAAATGAGGTAATAGCCTCTCAAATTGCTTATTTTATAGGAGTTATTTTAAAGGTCAATTTTGTAATTATGAAGGGGAGCTTATATTGGTATGCAATATTATTTTTAGGAGAAAAGGTTATTTATTCAATAATACTTTTATTAAGATATAAGAAAAAAAATACCTTTAAGTTTCAAGTAGATTTTAAATATTTAAAGAAATTAATTAAAGAATCATCACCATTATTAGTTGCAAGTGTATCTATATTTATTTATATGAAGGTGGATCAATTAATGGTAGGGAAAATGTTAAGTGTAAAAGAAGTTGGAATATATTCAGTAGGAGTTAAATTATCAGAATTAGTTTATTTTATACCAGTAACAATAGCAACAGCATATTTCCCTAGAATACTTGATGGGAAAAAAAATAAATCTAAAGATGAATATGTTAATGAATTTGTAAAATTAGGAAATATAAATGTGTTTATTTGTACATTGTTTGCGATAGGAGCAACTATACTAGGAAAATGGTTTATAGAATTAGCATATGGAATGGAATACAGTTCAGCAGGAGATGTATTTAGAATATATAGCTGGGCAGGAGTTTTTGTTGCATTAGGAGTTTCGACTTCTAAATATTTATTGTTAGAAAATAGAAATGATTTACAACTATATTCAACATTAACAGGTGGAATTGTAAATTTTATTTTAAATTTATATTTTATCAGAAAATTTGGAATTGTAGGAGCGGCTTGGACTACTGTAATTTCAATGAGCATATCAGCTTATTTATTTTATATATTTGTTAAGGATAAAGAGCATATTAAAATGAGAACTAAGGCTATTTTTATGAAAAAAATAAAGTTGATTATTAACAATAAAGAGGAGAGTAAAATGAAAAACAAAATAAAGAAAATATTATGTTTTTTTTTAGAAAAAATGAAGATAGAAACAAGATTTCACAAAATGGGGTTAAATGATTTAGATAATAAATTAAAAAAATATTTAGATTTTAGTGAAGGTACTTTTATTGAAGTTGGAGGAAACGACGGAAAAACGCAAAGTAATACGTATTTTTTAGAAAAAATTAAAAATTGGAATGGGATATTAGTTGAAGGGATTCCAGAGCTATATGAAAAGTGTAAAAAAGAAAGAAAGAAATCATCTGTGTATAATTATGCATTAGTAGGAAAAGATTTTGATAACGATTATATAGAAATGGAGTTTGCAAACTTAATGTCTGTAGTTTCTAAAACAAGATTAAATAAAAAAGAACATATTAAAAAAGGACTTGAATGTCAAAACATAAAAGAAAGCTATACTACAAAAGTACCTACAATAACTTTACAGAAACTTTTAGATGAAAATAAAATAAAAGAAATTGATTTCTTTTCCTTAGATGTAGAAGGTTTTGAATTAGAAGTGTTAAAAGGTGTAAATTTTGATAAAATAAAAATTAATTATATATTAATAGAAGTTCAACAGAAAAAATATAAAGATGAAATAGAAAGGTATTTGGGAGAAGAATATTTTTTAATAGAAAAGTTAACAAATCATGATTATCTTTATAAGAAAAATAATTAA
- the fcl gene encoding GDP-L-fucose synthase, with protein MEKNSKIYVAGHRGMVGSAIVRRLEELGYSNIIYKNSKELDLRRQTEVEKFFKDEKPEYVFLAAAKVGGIHANNTYPAEFIYDNLMIQSNIIHNAYKYNVTKLLFLGSSCIYPKYTEQPIKEEHLLGGHLEPTNEAYATAKISGIQLCKFYRQQYGCDFISAMPTNLYGINDNFDLESSHVMPALIRKFHDAKINDHKEVLMWGTGKPKREFMYVDDLADGLTHLMLNYSEDMHVNMGTGEDIEIGELAQIIKEVVGYEGVIVNDLSKPDGTPRKLLDVTRLKYTGYTHRVELKDGIERVYRWYLENNK; from the coding sequence TTGGAAAAAAATTCAAAAATATACGTAGCAGGACACCGTGGTATGGTGGGATCTGCAATAGTTAGAAGACTAGAAGAGCTAGGATATTCAAATATAATATATAAAAATTCAAAAGAACTTGACCTCAGAAGACAAACAGAGGTGGAAAAATTCTTTAAAGATGAAAAACCTGAATATGTATTTCTTGCAGCAGCTAAAGTTGGGGGAATACATGCAAATAATACTTATCCTGCAGAATTTATCTATGATAATCTCATGATTCAGTCAAATATTATTCATAATGCCTACAAATATAATGTAACAAAACTTCTTTTCTTGGGAAGTTCTTGTATTTATCCAAAATATACAGAGCAACCTATAAAAGAGGAACACTTACTGGGGGGGCATCTAGAACCGACCAATGAAGCATATGCAACAGCAAAAATATCAGGGATACAGCTATGCAAATTTTACAGACAGCAATATGGCTGCGACTTCATATCAGCTATGCCAACAAATTTATACGGTATAAATGATAATTTTGACCTCGAATCTTCTCACGTAATGCCTGCTCTTATAAGGAAGTTTCATGACGCAAAGATAAACGACCATAAAGAGGTATTAATGTGGGGAACTGGTAAACCTAAAAGAGAGTTTATGTACGTGGATGACCTTGCTGATGGCCTTACTCATTTAATGCTAAACTATTCAGAAGATATGCATGTAAATATGGGTACAGGTGAAGATATAGAGATTGGAGAACTAGCTCAAATTATAAAAGAGGTAGTAGGATATGAAGGAGTGATAGTAAATGACCTGTCTAAACCAGACGGGACACCAAGAAAGCTACTCGATGTAACGAGATTAAAATATACTGGATATACTCATAGAGTAGAGTTAAAAGATGGAATAGAAAGAGTATATAGATGGTATTTGGAGAATAATAAATAA
- a CDS encoding glycosyltransferase, producing the protein MKYKVFYISSHGFGHLTRCLAHIEKILEETNYNIYIACGEKQNEFSKLYLQDYKKRLRFSDIVTDIGLINIEKSLTIDKIRLEKILKEFISSWDETIKSEVSNLGGLDIVDIYTDISPIGVLVGKTLKKKIIGSSNFTWYLQYKNLNLAEDIVEKYHEIDQIYDEFHAYPLHLDIGHMKCKKKYIDYISRKIDDTKVQDIREIHGKSIFLSCGKSASLEKIRVENFNGTIFCTSGIQVESAGANICQLPLDIRDTQNYIAASELIISKAGWGTVAEAICGETPMVLMERDGVLEDTHIINELKKQGRAISISENCLRRIDYLDLRQRLLQTKI; encoded by the coding sequence ATGAAATATAAAGTATTTTACATATCAAGTCATGGGTTTGGACATCTCACTAGATGTCTTGCACATATAGAAAAGATATTAGAGGAAACTAATTACAACATCTATATTGCCTGTGGAGAAAAACAAAATGAGTTTTCAAAACTATACTTGCAAGATTATAAAAAAAGACTGAGATTCTCAGATATCGTAACTGACATAGGCCTTATAAACATAGAAAAAAGCCTGACAATTGACAAGATTAGACTAGAAAAGATTCTTAAAGAGTTTATATCTTCATGGGATGAGACTATAAAAAGTGAAGTTTCAAATCTAGGTGGATTAGACATAGTGGATATATACACGGATATATCACCGATAGGTGTACTTGTTGGAAAAACCCTTAAGAAAAAGATAATAGGCAGTTCTAATTTCACTTGGTATTTGCAGTATAAGAACTTGAACCTAGCTGAAGATATAGTAGAAAAATATCATGAAATAGATCAGATATACGATGAATTTCATGCTTACCCATTACACCTAGATATAGGCCATATGAAATGTAAAAAAAAATATATAGATTATATTTCAAGAAAAATTGATGATACCAAAGTACAAGATATAAGGGAAATTCATGGAAAAAGTATCTTTCTAAGCTGCGGGAAATCAGCCAGCTTAGAAAAAATAAGAGTTGAAAATTTTAACGGCACGATATTTTGTACATCGGGAATCCAGGTAGAGAGTGCTGGCGCTAATATTTGTCAACTACCATTAGATATAAGAGATACCCAGAATTATATAGCAGCAAGTGAACTCATTATTTCTAAGGCGGGCTGGGGGACAGTAGCTGAAGCTATCTGTGGAGAAACCCCAATGGTTCTAATGGAAAGAGATGGAGTATTGGAAGACACCCATATAATTAATGAATTAAAAAAACAAGGTAGGGCAATCTCTATAAGTGAAAATTGTCTTAGAAGAATAGATTATTTGGATCTCAGACAGAGATTGCTACAGACTAAAATCTGA